The sequence gattaccgctaaatcgccatcacctgctttcaaatggagcggcatttaatagacagagccgtagttcactgacaagccacgcagtatcgcgttcattatcgaaggcgattcatctgcgatatgaacgcgatattgcgtggcttgtaagtgatctacggctctgtctattaaatgctgctccatttaaaagcaggtgatggcgatttagcgataatcagggaaccggctttactgacgaaatgcgcgtgacaatcgcatgcgatatatcgtgcagccctacaaacaataattaactattattaataacggagcaccaataataattgagcaccaaatcagcatattagaatgatttctgaaggattatgtgactgagactggagtaatggtgctaaaaatttagctttgccattacaggaataaattaaaataaaaaagaaaacagttactttaaattataattagaCTTCACATTATTACAGattttactgaacaatattactgtttttatgaaaacattcaaaaattattttaaactttgGACCGGTAGTACTTCTATTTGTGCTTTGACATGGCTGAAAAGCCTTGGTTCATTAGTAAATCGGTTTAAAGTGACCATTTAGATTTATTTGAGAGAAGCCATCATCACAGCTAAACTGACATCACTGCcaaataaaagtctgtttttAGAGAAACATTGATTGTAGAGATTTACTTTGAATCAGTTCATCAAAGCTGTCACATTAAACttcactgaaataaatgaaacataGCAGCTCTAATATTGGATATATTGCCCATCCTATTCTGATAAAACAGCAAGTGTAAATAAGTTTTAGGGACTCACAGTCTGTATTGCCGCCCATAATGTAAAGGCCTTTGAGTTTCTGGGGAAATGAGGGGTCCAGTTTCACTGCCAAAGCCACATTCGTCAGTGGAGCCGTGGCCACTAAAGACACCTTAGAGAGGCAGGAACAACACATGGTAAATactctaaatgcatgttatttccATTAATCAATATTCAATAATATACTGTACaataatatattgtataatcATATACACCTCTCCAGGATTCTCATTGACTATTCGGATCATGGCTGATGCAGCGATCTCTTTCTGGACAAGTTCCAGACCAGGAGCTTCGGGATCTGGGGCGTCCCCGAGTCCATCTTTGCCGTGAAAATCTCCAGCACCAACGGTTTGCCCCAAGAGTGCTTTAGATGCTCCACGAAATACAGGAATCTAGCAATTCAGAGACACAGTCAGCTTTTCTGATTATGCTGTAATGGCTGTCATGTCCTGGACAACAACACATTACTTTGCAGAAAGGAAAGTCATTTTTGGAGTTgtttaaatctaaaaatatcAATGCAAACAGGTAAAATTACAACAGAATATATATTACTGAACATAATACAtttgaaaaacctgaaaaacaATCACAATGTCTTATTTCTGATTTCTGTAGCACTCTATCACGTCCATTCCATTAACCAATTCAGAGATAATCAAGTCATTCAATAATAGTAAAATGACAGTCATGTGCTACACAACAGTACTTTGCTTTATTCTACCAGGATTTTTCCTGCTGAGAGCCGAAAGAAATGCAGAAtttagaaaatgaaaaaaattgatGGCATACATAGTACTCAGgtaccaaacttttgaattaatagattttttttctctctttctttctttctctctttctttctttctttctttctttctttctttctttctttctttctttctttctttctttctttctttctttctttctttctttctttctttctttctctttctttctttctttcatttataAAAATTACCCAGTTCAAAAGTTCACATATGCTTAAATCTTAATGCTGTGTACATATTTGATccacatttgtatttttgtttgttttgtgatagGTGTTCATGAGCCCCTTCTTAGTACTGATCAGTTAAACTGCCCACCGTTCTTCAGAATTGTTCACCAATTTGTGCAAGTTGTCACAGTTATGCACACGTTGCACAATACTTGTAGAAATACAACCTCTCTTCTAACCAAACCTCTGCATTGTGAAGTATGACatttactaaataaataaacaactgaCTGGCTAgtattttaatttcaaagtCAATAGGTGATCTAAATTTAGGCCATTGACTTTCTTAaaatcaccatgaaatcaaaattgaccattattattttttgtggaatattgcagcatttattataaatgatttaacgGTGcacactattattattattttttttaatccatgTGATCCACACAGTTTGATTTGTTCCACGACGTGTAGGGGTGTAAAAATGTAAAGTtgatgtccctacaataacagactgatgtgcatctaataaattattaatttaagatcgttgtgcaagtttactgcaacaatggagccgcaaacttcacatacttttgaaaatccattgtTTAGTTGATACTGGAAAGTGCTCATTGTCACATTTGTAAACATGACGGCTTTcttcttccatgagggggtttAGCGTCACGACATTTGTTTCCAGGCGGACTGTTAAAGAACGCAACACACATGTCTCCtggacatcctgtagaattcaaccaaccagatgacaACTTTGAAAATCCTTAAGTGTTTCCAGGTAAGTGTGTCATATGGATCCAACGTTCAGCCAACGGTACTGGTAGGAAGACTTAGAGCGGTGTTCATGATCACAACGACATAGTCAAGTGGTTTTCAATTTgactatcgcaacttccatttcatgctgactttaatacTTGGTCCAGGTCATATAATGAACAAACATCACTGTACAACACTTCAAAGTAAAAATGTCTATCTCATTGTCTCATTGTGGTATGTACTGACTACTTTCCAAGCATATCTCACCTCCAGATGCTTACACACTTTCAGGATACGCAGGACATTCTTGCAGACATTTTCTACTGAAGTGTTGCCCTGAACGCAAGTGATGCCCAGGATCTGCACGTCTGGCGCTGCCAAAGCCATCATGAGAGCCTGAGCATCGTCCACACCACAGTCCACGTCCACAAGCAGTTTCTTCATGCTGGCTTCTACACAACGATATGACAACAAAAGGCATTTAGTTAACAACAGTTGGTGGTGTATCGTGTGTTTTAATATCTAGGCTGGTTAAAGTTGAACATTCAAAACCCACATGTTCTTAGAGCAAAACACTTCACAAATGTATGGGCACTTAGGGTAAACATGTCAGCCAAGTGACTAATTAGTAGGTTAGTATCTAGTACATGCATGAATGAGGTCTCTGCAGGATTTACCTTTAGTGAAGTGGTTGTAGATGTTCGTGTGAGTTTCTTGAAAGCTGTCTGATGCAGTGGCGAGCTCTCGGTATCTGTAAGAGGAGTCACTTTATCTGTAGGAGGAACTTTGGAGCTTTGGGTAGTTAATTACGCAATCATGTTTCATATGTTTCCCATTAAAAAGGTTTTAGACTGTAGCACATAGGTAAGCCCAACTACAAGCAACACAAAACAAtcctaaattaattatttaccGAGTTTTGGTTAGTCCACGTGTGTGTAGTCTTCTGAGAAACACTTCTTTAAAAGTGCATGTAAATAGTGCGCGAGAAAACATTTACCTAAAATCTGTACTTGGACTGATCTTGTAGCATTGAAATATCAGCGGGTAACAATGACCATCGACATGAAAGAGGTGGATAGTGGGTGGACGGTGTCTTTCAGGCATTAAGAGcttaataatgtataattatcttatattaacattattaattatcttatatttatattaacatGAACTGTTTATGTTACAGTCCGTGTGAATGTCCTGGCACCACAGTTTGACGTAATCGctgaataattttttaatcAGGTCTTCGTTTCTGTCACGTGATAGCTGGTGCTTTTCTCAGCGCTGCCAGGGTGGACCAATCACAGTTGTGAACAATTTCAAGATACaagtttttgtttaattattttttagagATTGCTGGATGATATCACTTTTGTAATAGTTTTATTCTGATCTTTTATTAGGCAATTGTATCcaataagaaaaaaagttttgtaaTTTGAACGGGTCTCGTCTTTCTGAGCATACTGTTAACGTTACTTATCCATCCAATACAATAACAGATTACTTGCATAATAAGATATATGGTGTATATGGAATTGCAGGTTATAGAATGCCATAGGTCAGTTTCAAATGAGTGTGAAGATATCACTTGCAGCTCAAAATTTAAGTAGGTATTTTTCTTAATCTTTATATATTTCTATTCTGAATATATGTTGCCTTCTAACCCAAAAAACTGTGCATTGTGTGAGCTGTTGTGTTTAAACTCCAGTGTACAATGTTTTCTAGAGACTAAAACTACATCCAAGTactttaaaaatacattcatatcAGGTGCTTCTGAGCTAGTGTCAGGTTATATGAGATTGTGCTTTTGTACGATAACACTAAATAAGAGTTTCATTATAGAAATCTATTATCTTAAAACAGACAAATAAAATAGTTTCTTAATTTTAAATGGATagaaatatatttaatcatGTCTATCAATGTgacaaatgtgttttaaatttttaatgatctattaaattcatatttcattttaaactgtATAGTTCtacaacttaaagggatagttcacccaaaaatgaaaatttgatgtttatctgcttacccccagtgcatccaagatgtaggtgactttttttcttcagtcgaacgcaaattatgatttttaactccaaccgctgccgtctgtaagtcaaataatagcagtggatgggaacttcaactataacagtaaataaaacttgcttagacaaatcaaaattaaaacctgcggctcgtgacgacacattaatgtcttaagacacgaaacgatcggtttgtgcgagaaaccgaacattatttgtataatttttacctctaatacaccatgtccaacttcgttcagcttcctgttagtgaggtcaaaaaacgcgttctgaagacggaagtgatgtctcgcccatatacttcaatgagcgcgagacatcacttccgttgtcagagcgcgatcagacctcactagccggaagctgaacgcagttggacatagtggtgtattagaggtaaaaaattatataaatactgttcggtttctcgcacaaaccgatcgtttcgtgtcttaggacatcaatgtgccgtcacgagccgcagggtttaatttggatttgtctatggaagttttttcgactcttattgttcaagttcccaatcactgctattatttgactgacagacggcagcggttgcagttaaaaatcataatttgcgtttgactgaaaaaaaaaagtcctctacatcttggatgcactgggggtaagcagataaacatcaaattttcatttttgggtgaactatccctttaactggttctatgcatttatttgtcattcAAACTGATGGAAAAAGATTATATCTAAAATATTTCTTATCCTATGAAACTTATGAAACTAAGCATGTTTGCTCAGAATGACTTATTCTCCATTTA is a genomic window of Chanodichthys erythropterus isolate Z2021 chromosome 14, ASM2448905v1, whole genome shotgun sequence containing:
- the LOC137036141 gene encoding pyrimidine-specific ribonucleoside hydrolase RihA-like isoform X4 is translated as MFSRALFTCTFKEVFLRRLHTRGLTKTRYRELATASDSFQETHTNIYNHFTKEASMKKLLVDVDCGVDDAQALMMALAAPDVQILGITCVQGNTSVENVCKNVLRILKVCKHLEIPVFRGASKALLGQTVGAGDFHGKDGLGDAPDPEAPGLELVQKEIAASAMIRIVNENPGEVSLVATAPLTNVALAVKLDPSFPQKLKGLYIMGGNTDSRGNTTMCGEFNFAADPEAAYIVLNEFICPIYIATWEFTCRSKLPWEFCDGWLAQDSDKARFMKRIFKHSMESTYSERIEKELVDGQGFISCDSYAMAAAIDDTFIIETEHKAVTVELAGNYCRGMMVVDHLELLEKTHKAHILKKVDLQRFKVLMMNALK
- the LOC137036141 gene encoding pyrimidine-specific ribonucleoside hydrolase RihA-like isoform X1; translation: MPERHRPPTIHLFHVDGHCYPLIFQCYKISPSTDFRYRELATASDSFQETHTNIYNHFTKEASMKKLLVDVDCGVDDAQALMMALAAPDVQILGITCVQGNTSVENVCKNVLRILKVCKHLEIPVFRGASKALLGQTVGAGDFHGKDGLGDAPDPEAPGLELVQKEIAASAMIRIVNENPGEVSLVATAPLTNVALAVKLDPSFPQKLKGLYIMGGNTDSRGNTTMCGEFNFAADPEAAYIVLNEFICPIYIATWEFTCRSKLPWEFCDGWLAQDSDKARFMKRIFKHSMESTYSERIEKELVDGQGFISCDSYAMAAAIDDTFIIETEHKAVTVELAGNYCRGMMVVDHLELLEKTHKAHILKKVDLQRFKVLMMNALK